The Candidatus Palauibacter australiensis genome segment CAGGTCGTCGTCGATGTTCGAGAGGATCCCCAGCGTGACCCCCGCCGTGGCGAGGCGCGAGAGCGACGGATTCGTGTCGGGGAAGGGCTGCCACGAGGGAATGCTCGCGGGGACGCAGGCCGCCGGCTCGTCCGCCGTATCCCATCCGTTCGCGCGCGCGACCTCCACCGAGGTCTCGGTCAGCAGCCGCCGGTAGGGGCGGTACTCGCTCGTCTTGAGCCGGTTCTGGGCCGCGTGGAACTCGCCAAGGAGCCGCTCATCCCCCACCGCGGCCGCCTCCGGGTACGCCGCCCGGAGCGCGGCGAGAATCCCGCCCTCCCAGTCGATCAAAGTGCCGTAACAATCGAACGTAAGGAGCGTGCCCGGTCCCGCCGTCCCCTCGAAGCTGTACATGTTCTCCCTCGTAATCGCTACGTTCCCCCCATGTCGGCCGGCGAGATCTTATCGGGCGTGGCAGGGGAGGGCCACCGGAGACCGAACCCCTTCGCGGGCGGCGGCCTCGACCGCGCCACCCACCTGCGAGCCGATCCCCGGTGGCTCGCCGACCGGTTGTCCGACCCGGCCTCGCGCGTTGTCCCCGTGTCGCGCGAGCGCAGCCTGGTGTCCCAGGCGGCGCAGGAGATCGCGGCGAAAGCGGACGGCCTGGCCTACGAGCCGGTACTCCTTCCGCCCGCGGTCGCGGCCTCCGCCTCGGAACCACCCGAGGAGTGGATCTTTCTCGGACTCGAAGAGGGACGGAGCGGTGGCCGCGCGCTGTTCGCCGCCGAGGTGTCCCCGGAAGTCGGGAAGGCCGGGGAAGCCGGGGAAGGGCCGGCTTCAGATCGCCCGCTCGACGGGGCGGGCGAGTTCCTCGATCTCCGCGGCGTGGGGGCGATGATGGGGCAGGGAGACGGCTCGCTCCTGGCCTACGCCCGCGCGATCGTCACCTGGAGCCGTCGGCACCGTTTCTGCG includes the following:
- a CDS encoding haloacid dehalogenase, producing the protein MYSFEGTAGPGTLLTFDCYGTLIDWEGGILAALRAAYPEAAAVGDERLLGEFHAAQNRLKTSEYRPYRRLLTETSVEVARANGWDTADEPAACVPASIPSWQPFPDTNPSLSRLATAGVTLGILSNIDDDLLAGTLKHFEVEFGLLGTAQRLRSYKPAAPHFERGREWAAGFDRWLHVAQSLFHDVVPATSLGVPVLWVNRKSESRPHDADPVHIAPDLAAAAAWLLPAE
- the nudC gene encoding NAD(+) diphosphatase codes for the protein MAGEGHRRPNPFAGGGLDRATHLRADPRWLADRLSDPASRVVPVSRERSLVSQAAQEIAAKADGLAYEPVLLPPAVAASASEPPEEWIFLGLEEGRSGGRALFAAEVSPEVGKAGEAGEGPASDRPLDGAGEFLDLRGVGAMMGQGDGSLLAYARAIVTWSRRHRFCGTCGAPTRPEQGGHVRRCGDEACGADHFPRTDPAIIVLVTDGDRCLLGRKDIWPQGVYSTLAGFVEPGESLSEAVVREVLEESGIEVGSVRYRSSQPWPFPASLMLGFRAERVGGELTVARQELADARWFERADFARRREIGLRLPGRVSISRRLIEDWLTG